From the Plodia interpunctella isolate USDA-ARS_2022_Savannah chromosome 5, ilPloInte3.2, whole genome shotgun sequence genome, one window contains:
- the LOC128669868 gene encoding opsin-1 isoform X1 has product MSFVSLDPGPGAAALQAWGGQVAAYGSSNQTVVDKVPPELLHLIDPHWYQFPPMNPLWHGLLGFTIGVLGFISIAGNGMVIYIFTSTKSLKTPSNLLVVNLAFSDFLMMCAMSPAMVINCYYETWVFGVLACELYACAGSLFGCASIWTMTMIAFDRYNVIVKGIAAKPMTNNGALLRILGIWLFSLAWTLAPFFGWNRYVPEGNMTACGTDYLNKDWFSRSYILIYSVFCYFMPLLLIIYSYFFIVQAVAAHEKAMREQAKKMNVASLRSSEAANTSAECKLAKVALMTISLWFMAWTPYLVINYTGVFESAPISPLATIWGSLFAKANAVYNPIVYGISHPKYRAELYKKFPSLSCQASPDESGSVASGATAVSEEKPAA; this is encoded by the exons ATGTCGTTTGTTAGTCTAGACCCTGGGCCGGGCGCGGCTGCGCTTCAAGCATGGGGCGGACAGGTTGCTGCTTATGGTTCGTCTAACCAGACCGTTGTCGACAAAGTGCCACCAGAATTGCTACATTTGATCGACCCTCATTG gtaCCAGTTTCCTCCTATGAACCCATTGTGGCATGGACTATTGGGCTTCACTATTGGCGTACTTGGCTTTATCTCTATAGCTGGCAATGGAATGGTCATCTACATCTTTACTTCCACAAAG AGTCTCAAGACGCCTTCAAACTTACTAGTAGTGAACTTAGCATTCTCCGACTTCCTGATGATGTGCGCCATGTCCCCGGCAATGGTTATAAATTGTTACTACGAAACTTGGGTTTTCG gagTTCTTGCATGTGAGCTGTATGCTTGCGCTGGTTCACTTTTCGGCTGTGCTTCAATATGGACAATGACTATGATTGCTTTCGATCGATACAATGTCATCGTGAAAGGTATTGCGGCGAAGCCAATGACCAATAATGGTGCTCTTCTGCGTATCCTTGGAATCTGGTTGTTTTCTCTGGCGTGGACTCTGGCTCCTTTCTTCGGATGGAATAG gtatgtaCCCGAGGGCAACATGACTGCCTGCGGTACCGACTACTTGAACAAGGACTGGTTCAGCCGCAGCTATATCCTTATCTACTCAGTGTTCTGTTACTTCATGCCACTTCTACTTATTATCTACTCCTACTTCTTCATCGTtcag GCCGTAGCAGCTCACGAGAAAGCCATGCGAGAACAGGCCAAAAAGATGAATGTTGCTTCCCTAAGGTCTTCTGAAGCAGCAAATACCAGCGCTGAATGCAAACTAGCGAAG GTAGCGTTGATGACCATTTCCTTGTGGTTCATGGCTTGGACTCCATATCTAGTCATCAATTACACTGGCGTATTCGAGAGCGCCCCCATCAGCCCCTTAGCCACCATCTGGGGCTCGCTTTTCGCCAAGGCTAACGCTGTATACAACCCTATTGTATATGGGATCAG CCACCCTAAATATCGCGCGGAGCTGTACAAGAAGTTCCCATCGCTATCATGCCAGGCCTCTCCCGACGAGTCCGGCTCCGTGGCTTCGGGCGCCACTGCTGTCTCAGAGGAGAAACCCGCCGCTTGA
- the LOC128669868 gene encoding opsin-1 isoform X2 — MNPLWHGLLGFTIGVLGFISIAGNGMVIYIFTSTKSLKTPSNLLVVNLAFSDFLMMCAMSPAMVINCYYETWVFGVLACELYACAGSLFGCASIWTMTMIAFDRYNVIVKGIAAKPMTNNGALLRILGIWLFSLAWTLAPFFGWNRYVPEGNMTACGTDYLNKDWFSRSYILIYSVFCYFMPLLLIIYSYFFIVQAVAAHEKAMREQAKKMNVASLRSSEAANTSAECKLAKVALMTISLWFMAWTPYLVINYTGVFESAPISPLATIWGSLFAKANAVYNPIVYGISHPKYRAELYKKFPSLSCQASPDESGSVASGATAVSEEKPAA; from the exons ATGAACCCATTGTGGCATGGACTATTGGGCTTCACTATTGGCGTACTTGGCTTTATCTCTATAGCTGGCAATGGAATGGTCATCTACATCTTTACTTCCACAAAG AGTCTCAAGACGCCTTCAAACTTACTAGTAGTGAACTTAGCATTCTCCGACTTCCTGATGATGTGCGCCATGTCCCCGGCAATGGTTATAAATTGTTACTACGAAACTTGGGTTTTCG gagTTCTTGCATGTGAGCTGTATGCTTGCGCTGGTTCACTTTTCGGCTGTGCTTCAATATGGACAATGACTATGATTGCTTTCGATCGATACAATGTCATCGTGAAAGGTATTGCGGCGAAGCCAATGACCAATAATGGTGCTCTTCTGCGTATCCTTGGAATCTGGTTGTTTTCTCTGGCGTGGACTCTGGCTCCTTTCTTCGGATGGAATAG gtatgtaCCCGAGGGCAACATGACTGCCTGCGGTACCGACTACTTGAACAAGGACTGGTTCAGCCGCAGCTATATCCTTATCTACTCAGTGTTCTGTTACTTCATGCCACTTCTACTTATTATCTACTCCTACTTCTTCATCGTtcag GCCGTAGCAGCTCACGAGAAAGCCATGCGAGAACAGGCCAAAAAGATGAATGTTGCTTCCCTAAGGTCTTCTGAAGCAGCAAATACCAGCGCTGAATGCAAACTAGCGAAG GTAGCGTTGATGACCATTTCCTTGTGGTTCATGGCTTGGACTCCATATCTAGTCATCAATTACACTGGCGTATTCGAGAGCGCCCCCATCAGCCCCTTAGCCACCATCTGGGGCTCGCTTTTCGCCAAGGCTAACGCTGTATACAACCCTATTGTATATGGGATCAG CCACCCTAAATATCGCGCGGAGCTGTACAAGAAGTTCCCATCGCTATCATGCCAGGCCTCTCCCGACGAGTCCGGCTCCGTGGCTTCGGGCGCCACTGCTGTCTCAGAGGAGAAACCCGCCGCTTGA